A genome region from Methylobacterium sp. FF17 includes the following:
- a CDS encoding con-10 family general stress protein, whose translation MASGNSTSKRGFASMDLERQREIASKGGRSVPAEKRSFSQDRELASNAGRKGGQSTGSGRPGED comes from the coding sequence ATGGCATCAGGAAATTCCACCTCGAAGCGAGGTTTCGCCTCGATGGATCTCGAGCGTCAACGGGAGATCGCGAGCAAGGGCGGCCGCAGCGTGCCGGCCGAGAAGCGCTCGTTCTCTCAGGATCGCGAACTCGCGTCGAATGCCGGTCGCAAGGGCGGACAGTCCACGGGTTCCGGACGGCCCGGCGAGGACTAG
- a CDS encoding cyclic nucleotide-binding domain-containing protein, whose protein sequence is MTLDTEVSSLRQVPLFRGVEPSRLKLLAFTSERVHFEAGQQLFARGDAADAAYLLLDGTAEVSIDRPQGPFRLALLGANALVGEMGILADQPRSATVSAVEPANALRIDRAVFLELLAQFPQIGIAVMRELALRLEQTNQQLAQSQG, encoded by the coding sequence ATGACCCTCGACACCGAGGTATCCTCGCTGCGTCAGGTACCGTTGTTTCGCGGCGTCGAGCCGTCGCGTCTCAAGCTGCTGGCGTTCACGAGCGAGCGCGTCCACTTCGAGGCTGGCCAGCAACTCTTCGCCCGCGGGGATGCGGCGGACGCCGCCTACCTGCTGCTCGACGGGACCGCCGAAGTCTCCATCGACCGGCCGCAGGGGCCATTCCGCCTCGCGCTCCTCGGCGCCAATGCGCTGGTGGGCGAGATGGGTATCCTGGCCGACCAGCCGCGCTCCGCCACGGTGTCGGCGGTCGAGCCGGCCAATGCCCTCCGGATCGACCGGGCGGTGTTCCTCGAGCTGCTCGCGCAGTTTCCCCAGATCGGCATTGCGGTCATGCGCGAGCTGGCCCTGCGCCTGGAACAGACGAACCAGCAACTCGCGCAGAGCCAGGGCTGA
- a CDS encoding VOC family protein, which yields MADTQTLTTIDVEAPVAGLAPAIHLDHCVIHVTDWERSNAFYRDVMGAEVISLGVGSAYRFGGVQLNVHGPGVEATPLAERPVMPGNSDLCFRWSGPIKTAAAHLAAHGVPIELGPVERNGAAGLGISVYFRDPDGSLMEFITYPEA from the coding sequence ATGGCCGATACGCAGACGCTCACGACGATCGATGTGGAGGCGCCTGTCGCCGGCCTCGCGCCCGCCATCCACCTCGACCACTGCGTCATCCACGTCACCGACTGGGAGCGTTCCAACGCGTTCTACCGAGATGTGATGGGCGCGGAGGTCATCTCACTGGGCGTCGGCTCCGCCTATCGGTTCGGCGGGGTTCAGCTGAACGTCCACGGGCCCGGGGTCGAGGCGACGCCGCTCGCCGAACGACCGGTGATGCCCGGCAACAGCGACCTGTGTTTCCGCTGGTCAGGGCCGATCAAGACGGCTGCTGCGCATCTCGCCGCCCACGGCGTCCCCATCGAACTGGGGCCCGTGGAACGCAACGGCGCGGCCGGGCTCGGGATCAGCGTGTATTTCCGCGACCCGGACGGTTCCCTGATGGAATTCATCACCTATCCGGAGGCGTGA
- a CDS encoding L,D-transpeptidase, which yields MPPRRLALGLILLAPLAACQSRGPLATAQNDEAAWYTGTMPDKPFDVPLVDTARLDPKYRRQVVRYTGPEKPGTIVVDIDARQLALVQEDGTALQYGVGVGKLGFSWKGQARVGRKGTWPDWRPTTTMVSLNPDLPRTLKGGVDNPLGARALYLYQGSRDILFRIHGTNEPWSIGEQMSSGCVRMLNEDIVDLYERVPVGATVLIKRNGKYRV from the coding sequence ATGCCGCCCCGCCGCCTTGCCCTTGGCCTGATCCTGCTGGCCCCCCTGGCCGCCTGCCAATCGCGGGGACCGCTGGCCACGGCGCAGAACGACGAGGCCGCCTGGTACACCGGGACGATGCCGGACAAGCCGTTCGACGTGCCCCTCGTCGACACGGCGCGCCTCGACCCGAAATACCGCCGCCAGGTGGTGCGCTACACCGGCCCCGAGAAGCCCGGGACCATCGTGGTCGATATCGACGCCCGCCAGCTCGCCCTGGTTCAGGAGGACGGCACGGCCCTGCAGTACGGTGTCGGCGTCGGCAAGCTCGGCTTTTCCTGGAAGGGGCAGGCCCGGGTCGGACGAAAGGGAACCTGGCCCGATTGGCGCCCCACCACGACGATGGTCTCGCTGAATCCGGACCTGCCCCGCACGCTCAAGGGCGGCGTGGACAACCCGCTCGGAGCGCGCGCCCTGTACCTCTACCAGGGATCTCGCGACATCCTGTTCCGCATTCACGGCACCAACGAACCGTGGAGCATCGGTGAGCAGATGTCCTCCGGCTGCGTGCGCATGTTGAATGAGGACATCGTCGATCTCTACGAGCGTGTTCCCGTGGGAGCGACGGTGCTCATCAAGAGGAACGGGAAGTACCGGGTCTAA
- a CDS encoding DUF3096 domain-containing protein, translated as MTITISSLQPIIALAAGILILIVPRLLNFIVAIYLILVGLIGLGVFRSLS; from the coding sequence ATGACCATCACCATCTCCAGCCTTCAACCGATCATTGCACTGGCGGCCGGCATCCTCATCCTGATCGTGCCGCGACTGTTGAACTTCATCGTCGCCATTTACCTGATCCTCGTTGGCCTTATCGGCCTGGGAGTCTTCCGCTCCCTATCCTGA